The DNA segment CCATGGGGAATGCCATCAATATAAGGCAGCCTGTTTCGAAGACAGCTCTGAAACTTGGGATACAATTTCCCCAGGTCGTGATAAATACAAGCCAATTTTAATAATATATACAAGGAACCCCAATCCACGAAAAGATTGGGATAAAGTTTTTTTAATAGCTCCAAGTTATCCAGCAGGCAATTGGTATGGGTCTGAATATCCTCTTCCGGGTAGGATTTGGCCAGGGCTTTTTTATCTATACCCATAATTTTTCCTCCTTAAACAAGATAGGCAACAAAGCGGTCTTCATCAATCAGAAAGGCCTCGTCCGACAAAGCAGTGGCGTTGCCGTAAATGACCTCGACCTTATGCCATTTCCGGAATAGTTTGGGATTTTTTTCTGTTCCGTAATTAACCAATTCATAGTTTTTAGGCAGTCTGTACCTTGTCCCTGGCCTTATTCCTGATACATAATGGGTTAACTTAACTTTCTCTTCCCCTTCCTCTTCCAGCAACGCATAAGGAATATAGGCGTAATAATCCTCCGGCATTGTGATTTGATCTTCCAGTTCCGTAAGAGTTAAGGTAACATGCTTTACTTCAGCTATGGTAACAAGATCCTCTCTGCGGCCCAATGACGGATACTCTCTTGGTTTTTCAAAAGCGGCATGAATTTCTTCAATTTTGCTTTGATCGTCAGGGACAATGTGCAACAAAAGTTCCACATCTACTAACAGCTCTGCTGTCGCCACCCCTCTGCCTATCCCATATTCTCCCACACGAAGTTGGTGTCTGTCCTCTTCATATTTCATGGCGTTTTTAAATTCATAGCGAGTATACAGGTCATTTACCTTGGAAAAATATTTTCCCTGCACACTGACCTGCATGGACTGGTATTCCTGATAGCCACATAAGTTATGCACCATTCCGATGACTGTTGAATACGGCGGCAATGGATATGTTTCTTTCAGTTGAAAGCTGTTGGGCCTTTTATAATTTACCAGGTCTTGATAGAGCCGTACTCTAACTGCCTTCATAATAGCGATCTACCTTTTCTTTTAAAATAGCAAAAAATTCAGGCATTGATAGGGCTTGCAGCTTCTCTTTCAGCTCTCTGGCATTATCGAAGCTCTTATCCACAACACCACAATGCGTATCCTCCTTGATGCTGTCATACAAGACACCCTTAATCTCTGAGACTTCAATGCAGTTATCCTTGACATTCACCACATTTTGGAATACAGGATTTTTAATATCATATACACCACCGATGGCAAAGAGAGGTTTCAAGTCTTCTCTGCGACCGCGAATATCACGGTAAAGAAAAGCCAGAGTATCCAGCAAACGCCTCACTCTCCGCGCCCGTTCCTGGTTATCCAAAGAGATATGATAAACCTCATCTTCACCAATTTGCTCCAGGTCAGCAGTTACAGTATAACGGTAATAGGATCGGTGAATTTCCGCCTGGGCAATATTCATATTTTCCTTAATTTTATCTGCTTGTCCTTTATTGGTCAAAAAATCCAGGTCTCCTTTAAAAGTTTCCATGGAGATGGCATTGGAAAGCCTGACTTTGGCGCTTCGTTTCTTCCCTCCGGAACCCTTCTCCGTTTTTAGATAACCAAAAAAGTCAATTTCTGGATATTTATCAATAGTAGCTTTCTCACTAAATTGTACAACTTTTTTTTCGCCGCTTCCTTCCGCTTTAACCGGCGCCAGTTCCTCGCCCAATTGTTCGGCAATGTTATAGCGCAAGGCTTGCCTGGAAATATAGGTATATTGGTCTCCTTGTCCTCTAGCTAGCTTTTTCAAAGAAGCAACATTGCCCACACTTTCCCCATAGTTGGCACTTTCAGCCTGGAAAACAATCGTTAAGGTTAATCCTTTATTTTTCATTGTAATTCCTCCCCCTCATCATCTAGCAAAGCCGTATTAGCTTGCTTATCTGTTTCATCAATTAAAGCTGACACAAAGGCATAGCCCATGCTACTGAAATCTTTTTCATCACTCAAAGCATTAGTAATAACGTCGGGTACCGGAGATTTAACATATAGGTAACAGTTCAGGATGACATCCATAAACATATCTTTATTGGATGTCTTCAGCGCATTAAGCAACCTGTAGCAAATCCCGGGAAGCTTATGCTCCGCGTCTTTTCGGGAATATCTCTTTTTCAGCTCTTGCCCTGCCATTCTGGCTGTGCGGACCAAAGCCTGATTTTTCGGTCTGTTTCCTTCTTGTTTTTCCACTCTCATCCCTCCTAAACCCTTATAGATTTTTTGATTCATTATTAGCAAATGATTAATATGAGCACTGTTAAAATAACAGTTTCGCGGATTAGCCAGTTTATGATACAGCATCCGGTGAATCAGGGTAAATAAATTTTGATTGTTAAAAATGCGATTGATTACCTCATCATAAATACGGACATTCATCCCATTTTCGACAGAAACTGCTTTAATCAACCCATCTAATTCTTTCCTGGATTCAAGAATTATTCTCAGCATTTTACGTGATAAGATGTTGAAACGATAGCTATCGTTTTCATAACGAACGACCTGGATATCCGCAAGCTCATATTTTGCCGTATCATGCTCAGTTTCGTGCAGAGCTCCCACCAAAGCGGGATAAACAGAACGAGGATTTCCTTCTTTTCTCTGCAGGATATCCATATGTATCTTATAGTTAATTTCCACTGCCTTCTTAAGGTCTATCGTGACATTTACATAGATACCTCGGTCATAAACATAGGTCAGCCCCGCGGGCAAACAGGAAAATACCAACCTGCACAACGGACAAATTGCAATATCATTCTGAAAGTTCCATACATGAGAAGATTTCCGCGCCACATCAAAACCAGTTGCATTTAAAAAGCTCAAATCACCTGTCAGATCTTTTATAGAGGCATCGCAAACAAAGCAATTATATTTGTAATTATTTTTGTCTTGTGATAAATATTCAATGGCTACCCCCACGAAATACCCTTTATAGTTTGTATAAACATCTTGTTCCTTGGTCTGGGCATTAAGAAAACATACTCCGTTCCAGGCATTTTTAATTATAGTATAGATAACATTTTTGGCTCTGATATAACGTTTTCCCTGTGGGCTTTTACAATAGGAAATTACCTGCTGCAAAACAGTAAAGTTCTTTTTGACATCAATAATAATTTTTTGCTTGTCCATCTCAAATAGTTCCTGATTTTTGGGTTCTTTCGCTACTGCTAACTGTTTTTCTAAAGAAAGCATATCCACATCTGAAGCGATCAGCTTATAGGCCGCTTTGTAGCTATTGCTTTTTATGTAACGTTTCACATCTTTTAGATAATGGTTAAAACTTTTCAGGGCCTGTAAATTAAAGTTTTCAAATTCATTCTTCTTATAAGCTTCCATCTTGTCCTCAAAAGCAACAATTTTATGCCATGACAGAGTTATCCCATAGTCATGAAAAAAATATGCAAAGTATTTTTCTTGGAAATCCTCTAAAAGCTCCGGGGAAAACTCAATAGAATCATTAACAAAATGAACATTATTTTTTCCCACAATATTGATAAATCCTACAACAGCTGCATTCCACTGCCAGTCTCCCATTGTCAGCCGCAGCACATCACCATTTTTCATCTTCATCCCTCCCTTCTACATCAGATCAAGGCAGCCAAAAGCCATTGCCCTTCGCGAGCCCATTCCTGCTTTATACAGATATTCCAGTAAATACTTTTCGCCTTTCACCACAAAGCTGCCGATTGTACACGGAATTGATATGCCATAATGCAGGACAACTGTTTTCTTGAGATAAATGGGCTTGATTTGCAAAGCATCGACATCGGCTCCCACATCTCGGGCAAAGGTGTTTTGCAGCTCCGACTTCAGGTTGCGTTTCCAAATTTCCTCGAATCCTTCATCTTCAAAAGTAAGATACCAGTCCCTGTCCGCATTTTCGTCGTGATCCCGGATCACAACGGGCGAAAGGATTTTAAAAGCTACTATATTGCCAGTAATGGGACGTTCCTGCACCTTTGTAATATCCGATACTTTTAACTGGTTGTCCCAGTCAGCTAAGGAAACCCATCTGTTACGCCTCCCCAGGAAAGCATTGAGTAAATGCACGCCCATCATGATATCCCTGGTAGTGAAATTACAAATAAATCGTTTGCTATCTAGAGTTATGCCATCTTTGGCAACGGTCACCTGAGGCAAAAAATAAAAACTGAAACAAAAGGATTTTGGAGCATGTCCCCCTCCGTACAATGCCGCAAAGAGGTCTTGGCTATAGTCTTCGAAAGCGCTTTTTAGATAAGATAT comes from the Desulfitibacter alkalitolerans DSM 16504 genome and includes:
- the cas7i gene encoding type I-B CRISPR-associated protein Cas7/Cst2/DevR, which translates into the protein MKNKGLTLTIVFQAESANYGESVGNVASLKKLARGQGDQYTYISRQALRYNIAEQLGEELAPVKAEGSGEKKVVQFSEKATIDKYPEIDFFGYLKTEKGSGGKKRSAKVRLSNAISMETFKGDLDFLTNKGQADKIKENMNIAQAEIHRSYYRYTVTADLEQIGEDEVYHISLDNQERARRVRRLLDTLAFLYRDIRGRREDLKPLFAIGGVYDIKNPVFQNVVNVKDNCIEVSEIKGVLYDSIKEDTHCGVVDKSFDNARELKEKLQALSMPEFFAILKEKVDRYYEGS
- the cas5b gene encoding type I-B CRISPR-associated protein Cas5b: MKAVRVRLYQDLVNYKRPNSFQLKETYPLPPYSTVIGMVHNLCGYQEYQSMQVSVQGKYFSKVNDLYTRYEFKNAMKYEEDRHQLRVGEYGIGRGVATAELLVDVELLLHIVPDDQSKIEEIHAAFEKPREYPSLGRREDLVTIAEVKHVTLTLTELEDQITMPEDYYAYIPYALLEEEGEEKVKLTHYVSGIRPGTRYRLPKNYELVNYGTEKNPKLFRKWHKVEVIYGNATALSDEAFLIDEDRFVAYLV
- the cas8a1 gene encoding type I-B CRISPR-associated protein Cas8b1/Cst1, whose translation is MKNGDVLRLTMGDWQWNAAVVGFINIVGKNNVHFVNDSIEFSPELLEDFQEKYFAYFFHDYGITLSWHKIVAFEDKMEAYKKNEFENFNLQALKSFNHYLKDVKRYIKSNSYKAAYKLIASDVDMLSLEKQLAVAKEPKNQELFEMDKQKIIIDVKKNFTVLQQVISYCKSPQGKRYIRAKNVIYTIIKNAWNGVCFLNAQTKEQDVYTNYKGYFVGVAIEYLSQDKNNYKYNCFVCDASIKDLTGDLSFLNATGFDVARKSSHVWNFQNDIAICPLCRLVFSCLPAGLTYVYDRGIYVNVTIDLKKAVEINYKIHMDILQRKEGNPRSVYPALVGALHETEHDTAKYELADIQVVRYENDSYRFNILSRKMLRIILESRKELDGLIKAVSVENGMNVRIYDEVINRIFNNQNLFTLIHRMLYHKLANPRNCYFNSAHINHLLIMNQKIYKGLGGMRVEKQEGNRPKNQALVRTARMAGQELKKRYSRKDAEHKLPGICYRLLNALKTSNKDMFMDVILNCYLYVKSPVPDVITNALSDEKDFSSMGYAFVSALIDETDKQANTALLDDEGEELQ
- the cas6 gene encoding CRISPR-associated endoribonuclease Cas6, translated to MRIKVEFETKKEGLPLEFRRKFISYLKSAFEDYSQDLFAALYGGGHAPKSFCFSFYFLPQVTVAKDGITLDSKRFICNFTTRDIMMGVHLLNAFLGRRNRWVSLADWDNQLKVSDITKVQERPITGNIVAFKILSPVVIRDHDENADRDWYLTFEDEGFEEIWKRNLKSELQNTFARDVGADVDALQIKPIYLKKTVVLHYGISIPCTIGSFVVKGEKYLLEYLYKAGMGSRRAMAFGCLDLM